CCGGCGGCGACGCCGTCAGTCCCAGCCGTGGAGGACGAGAAGACGACGATGGGCAAGTGGTCCTCTTCGGTCGGCATCCGGATTGCCACGTCGTCGTCGACCACCCCAGCATCAGCCGCTTCCACGTCGCCGCCCGCCTAGTGCCCCTCCGGCGGAAGCTTTCCGTCACCGATCTCTCCTCTGGTGCGTTCTCCTCCTGCAACCCCGGTCTTTTCTTCTCGTCGTTGTTCGTTGATTTGACTCGCTTTTGTATGCAGTTCATGGGACTTGGGTTTCGGGGACCAAGATCCCGCCCAACGTGACCGTCGACATGGTGGATGGCGACACTCTGAGGCTCGGCGCCTCGACGAGGGTTTACAGGCTTGAATGGGTCTCATCGAGCCGCGCGCTTGAGATGGAGAACCTATTGGAGACACTGGCTGAGGGCAAGGAAGAAACAAATCAGGTTTTGCGATCTGTTCCTTCCTATTTGATTGGTTTCTCCGCTGTCCACACAACTGTTTGCTCAAGTCCCCATCTTGCAGGACGATTCTGGAGACTTGAGGAGTAACACGAAGGATCCGTTGGCTGCCGTGATCCCTTCGGCACGGCCTTTGCTGGAATCTATCAATCTGTCGTCTCTGCCAGTGGAACAGGAGCAGCACAGCCCACTACCGGAAGCGGAGAACTCGTGCTTCTTTTCTCCAGTGCCGATGCTGGAATGTGATGCGCCTTTGATGCCAACCACCGTGGAGAATTCGAGTACTAAGGTTTCATCTGCTACTAAGCAACCATCCGAGAGGAGGAAGCATCTGAGCCCGGAAAGGTCCGAGGCGAGGAGCATGCCATCGAGCCTCTTGTCATTGAGGAGCAAATCAATGTCCGTTGGCTTCCTTCGGACCCTCACGGCAAGGAGAACGGAGAGACTTGGAGAAGCGAGAGCAGATACCGACGTCCAAGAAGGCACTGGAAAAGACAACTACACTGCCTGTGAACAAGCCAAGAGTGAGGGAAGACTATGCAGGGTATTATTCGACAATCTGTGTGAAAATGAGCAAGATCGAGAGGAATGTTTTGCTTCAGATAAGGAGAATGCGACTCCAATGTCAGGCTGCCGGAAGACCAAGTGGAGCTACAGAGTCCTGCAAAACTCTGCATGCGTTGCAGAACATTCTGATGCCgaggtaaatacggcttgctctgCTGACAAGGAGAACTGGAAGCATGAAGTACTGAGTGACTTGAGGCCTAGAAAACCCACCTCTGAGAGTTCCGTAAGCAGTAGCAAGGGAGATGTAACTTCTGGTTCAGATCACAAAATCTTGAAATCGATTACTTCTGCAGCGAACTTGAAGAAGATGTCGCATTCAAGCATCATCGGAGATTCTTCAGATGTGTCAGAAGAATTGCTCTACAGTGACAAAGTCAACCGGACACCAGAATCCTGTAAAGATATGAAATCAAGAAGAGTGGTAGGTGGAAATCTTGCGAAGGCCGGAGATAATGACGGTGCACTTCCTTCAGACAAGAAGGAATTCTCATTCGGTAGCCAAACTACAACTGAGGAGGCGATTGCGAAGAAAAGAGTTGAAAGGATTCCATTTCAGCCTGTGCTAGAAAATTCCAACTCGAAAAGCAAATCTTCTGCCTGTAACTGCGCCTCAATCAAAGATGATCTGAGTGTAAAGTGCGAATCCGATTGCTCTCCGGTAAGTTTTTAGTAAGCGTTCTTAGTTCTTGCGTCGGTTTGTCAGTCAAGTGTTCGACCGAGTCCATTTTCCTCGCAGAGACGATCTATGGGCGCAGTGCTCCATAAAGCAGAAGCCAGGAAGATATGGAACGTCGTGGTCGACGCAGACTGTTTCCTAGATGAAGAATCA
The window above is part of the Musa acuminata AAA Group cultivar baxijiao chromosome BXJ2-6, Cavendish_Baxijiao_AAA, whole genome shotgun sequence genome. Proteins encoded here:
- the LOC103988093 gene encoding FHA domain-containing protein PS1-like, with protein sequence MADEERLKSSEEEEEIKIAVLSVLKNDTILKRIFLNVSPPPSPPPTTGGDAVSPSRGGREDDDGQVVLFGRHPDCHVVVDHPSISRFHVAARLVPLRRKLSVTDLSSVHGTWVSGTKIPPNVTVDMVDGDTLRLGASTRVYRLEWVSSSRALEMENLLETLAEGKEETNQDDSGDLRSNTKDPLAAVIPSARPLLESINLSSLPVEQEQHSPLPEAENSCFFSPVPMLECDAPLMPTTVENSSTKVSSATKQPSERRKHLSPERSEARSMPSSLLSLRSKSMSVGFLRTLTARRTERLGEARADTDVQEGTGKDNYTACEQAKSEGRLCRVLFDNLCENEQDREECFASDKENATPMSGCRKTKWSYRVLQNSACVAEHSDAEVNTACSADKENWKHEVLSDLRPRKPTSESSVSSSKGDVTSGSDHKILKSITSAANLKKMSHSSIIGDSSDVSEELLYSDKVNRTPESCKDMKSRRVVGGNLAKAGDNDGALPSDKKEFSFGSQTTTEEAIAKKRVERIPFQPVLENSNSKSKSSACNCASIKDDLSVKCESDCSPRRSMGAVLHKAEARKIWNVVVDADCFLDEESRRSLQLLEGLKGTHLIVPRLVIRELDCLKRRESLFGGSTKLLASKALQWIEGCMVKTNWWIHVQSSAETMTVAPTPPVSPRTLSLPEIDSPSAEDHILDCALSFKKAKRDGQLVLLSNSITLKIKAMAEGLPCETPKEFRESLVNPFSKRFLWANSSPRGSTWCCSDDVGMFEKCFRHQHHPPVRKVGRAAEAVKGLKLILLHGCHQHAHMSSK